The proteins below come from a single Myripristis murdjan chromosome 10, fMyrMur1.1, whole genome shotgun sequence genomic window:
- the LOC115367086 gene encoding gastrotropin-like → MAFTGKYELESQENYVEFLEAVGLLSAKTDHKVVTEVVQNGNDFVWTQSIPNWTWSNKFTVGQECELETMIGSKFKAPVTMKDDKISIQFPQYLFTAEISEDKLVMNCITPGEKGVVFKRVNKRI, encoded by the exons ATGGCCTTCACAGGGAAATATGAGCTGGAGAGTCAAGAAAACTACGTGGAGTTTCTGGAAGCAGTCG GGCTTCTGAGTGCCAAGACAGACCACAAAGTGGTAACAGAGGTGGTGCAGAATGGAAATGACTTTGTCTGGACACAGAGCATTCCCAACTGGACCTGGTCCAACAAGTTCACCGTTGGCCAGGAATGTGAGCTGGAAACAATGATCGGCTCCAAATTCAAG GCCCCCGTCACCATGAAAGATGACAAGATTTCAATACAGTTTCCTCAGTATCTCTTCACAGCAGAGATCAGTGAAGATAAACTAGTAATG AATTGCATAACTCCAGGGGAGAAGGGAGTGGTGTTCAAAAGAGTTAACAAGAGGATCTAA
- the LOC115367085 gene encoding alpha-1A adrenergic receptor, translated as MNLSIDNATNLWKNGSSELDDGAAGTSRLHFSNSTGNRTELGEVDLTRAIPLGLVLGAFIVFAIVGNILVILSVVCNRHLRTPTNYFIINLAIADLLLGTTVLPVSATLEILNYWVFGRIFCDIWAAVDVLCCTASIMSLCVISIDRYIGVSHPLQYPGIVTEKRALLAMLGVWVLSVVISIGPLLGWKQPPSPDDKECPITEEPFYALFSSLGSFYIPLVVILAMYCRVYIVAKRTTKNLEAGVMRERMNSSELTLRIHKGSQVQEDPGGSSTTGKGRAHQARSSLTVKLLKFSREKKAAKTLGVVVGMFTLCWLPFFLALPIGSFNVNLRPPDLLFKVIFWLGYFNSCLNPIIYPCYSREFKLAFIRILRCQCHRRKRPGWRAYNYRSSNFSSSGCSGHSRKGSAENNSSCLNGSQRTLPSSASPSPSYLSQGLPTCPEGDTLYIWGGTTPVSNSPNLLPGSPSDFQLGSVRGEVSPASVRMKSAEETSSGMFSFSFRKNRDREGIGKIMPEDKV; from the exons ATGAATCTGAGCATTGACAATGCCACAAACTTGTGGAAAAATGGCTCCTCGGAACTTGACGACGGGGCAGCGGGCACATCACGGCTTCACTTTTCCAACTCCACGGGGAACCGGACGGAGCTCGGTGAAGTGGATCTCACCCGGGCCATCCCGCTCGGCTTGGTCCTGGGGGCTTTCATCGTTTTCGCCATCGTGGGCAACATCCTCGTCATCCTCTCGGTGGTGTGCAACAGGCACCTGCGGACCCCGACGAACTACTTCATCATCAACCTGGCCATCGCGGACCTGCTCCTGGGCACAACGGTGCTCCCGGTGTCCGCCACCCTGGAGATCTTGAACTACTGGGTGTTCGGCAGGATCTTCTGTGACATCTGGGCGGCGGTGGACGTGCTGTGCTGCACCGCGTCCATCATGAGCCTGTGCGTAATATCCATCGACCGCTACATTGGAGTGAGCCACCCGCTGCAGTACCCGGGCATCGTGACGGAGAAGCGGGCTCTGCTGGCCATGCTCGGGGTGTGGGTGCTGTCGGTGGTCATCTCCATCGGACCCCTTCTCGGGTGGAAGCAGCCGCCGTCGCCGGACGACAAGGAGTGCCCCATCACGGAGGAGCCGTTTTACGCGCTGTTCTCCTCCCTCGGCTCCTTCTACATTCCTCTCGTGGTGATCCTGGCGATGTACTGCCGGGTGTACATCGTCGCCAAACGAACCACTAAGAACCTGGAGGCCGGTGTGATGCGCGAGAGGATGAACTCCAGCGAGCTGACCCTCAGGATCCACAAGGGATCTCAGGTGCAGGAGGACCCCGGTGGCAGCTCCACTACCGGCAAGGGCCGCGCGCACCAAGCCAGAAGTTCCCTCACAGTGAAACTTCTGAAATTCTCCCGGGAGAAGAAAGCGGCTAAAACTTTGGGAGTTGTGGTCGGCATGTTTACGCTTTGTTGGCTGCCCTTCTTCCTCGCCTTACCCATAG GGTCTTTCAATGTGAACCTGCGCCCACCTGACCTACTCTTCAAAGTGATCTTCTGGCTGGGCTACTTCAACAGCTGCCTGAACCCCATCATCTACCCCTGCTACAGCCGCGAATTCAAGCTTGCCTTCATCCGTATCCTCCGGTGTCAGTGCCATCGCCGGAAAAGGCCCGGGTGGCGGGCGTACAACTACCGCTCCTCCAACTTCAGCTCCTCCGGATGCTCTGGACACTCGCGCAAAGGTTCTGCTGAGAACAACTCCAGCTGTCTGAATGGCAGCCAGCGCACCCTGCCTTCCTCggccagccccagccccagctaTCTGAGCCAGGGCCTCCCAACCTGCCCTGAAGGGGACACCTTATACATCTGGGGGGGCACTACCCCAGTCTCAAACTCCCCAAATCTCCTGCCTGGCAGCCCCTCAGACTTTCAGCTGGGAAGCGTGAGAGGGGAGGTGAGTCCAGCTTCGGTGCGAATGAAATCAGCTGAGGAAACTAGCAGTGGCatgttctctttctcctttaGGAAGAACAGAGACAGGGAAGGGATTGGCAAGATCATGCCAGAGGACAAGGTGTGA